The DNA region GGCCGGTAGCGGCCCAAGGGAGTGGTGGGCTCAGGCGAGCGCACCTGAAACACAGGCAGGCAAGTGTCCAATGAGGCATCATCCTGGTGACCAAAGGCCCCCATGGAAGCCCGGGTGGGAGTGGGTTGGGACGCTCGTGGTCCAGGGGTGGGCGCCATGGGCTCGGCCTCCGGAGGTAACGGAAGTCCCCAAAGAAGCTCGGCACAACAGGAGCTGGCTAGCACCCTTATTTTAGGTCCCATCGGATGAAGGAACCCGTAGTAGATGCCCATGAAAACCACCCCTGAGGCAAAGGTTAGGTAAACCCCGCAGAGCACCGGCACTGCATAGGAGTCGGTGGTGATCGGGTCTCGGTAGGCGTACCACAGGCAAGTAAGCACCGTATTCTCGGCAAGCACCACAAAGTAGTAGATCACCATGCGGTACCGGGTTCGGCCTTCTTTCACGTTGAACCAGCAGAAGATGTACACGATGCCCACCACCATGTTGAAGAGCACCTCTTCCCATTTGGACATGCAAAAATCTGTGCCGCCGTGCACGATCCAGAACGCCATGGCGCACCAGTGCACAACCACGAAGATGCCGAAGTAGATGTGGAAGATGGAAGCGAAGAGGGCGAAGGAGAGCACCCGGGAGGATATGGTGAAAAGCCTCCAGAAGATGTGGATCAGCGCACCTCTGTAGCTCATGCTCTTTTTGTCGTCTCTGGAGTCACGCAGGAGCTTGTGGTACGAAGCCAGGACCCAGGCCAGTGAGAGTAAGGAGGCAACAGAGGAGACACCTGTGGAGTTGTTTATGATCAGAGACATTCTACAGTATACTtattattagggctgggtattgtgaccaatttggcaattcgattcgattcttatttttttggattcgattcgatttcgatttcgattcgattcaatatcgattagctatcaatatttcatttaaaatgttagttttgcagacatgggatccatattttgatataaatgctggtaactgaaactctcctacttaagtttattactgaaatacacatctacattaataatagggtgcacacagttgtttattttaaacaacttttattttaaatgaacactgtaacaagaagtcataaatgcgcattgtacaccatgtaaacaaactgcaaaatgcacattactgtaaaaaaattaaaagactaaatgtgcaacagtgaaatctattaagaacttcaaacaattcaaaacgttcaaaacaggcccatcataaagcccttgtctgcgtatacaaaacattctaactgtccataaaacagttcttaactacagcctaatcatttttgatcaccagatttttctgcaaaaaagcagctgatcaacatgttctgatctgatataaggcagctcctttgcgctgtgattagatcaccagcggttgagaaaactctctcagcaggaacactagtgacaccttcaggacgagaggtgaatattcatatcctcttacgtgaagcacgcgcattaagaatcgattcggggatttcccgaatcgatatcgttgcgttaaactgaagatcgattaaaatcggagaatcgatattttttacccagccctacttaTTATAAGCCAGTGGTTCTTAACCACGCTCCTGGAGCCCCCAACACTGCACAGAAATGTGGTTGAGAACCAATGTCATAGTCCCCATTTCCACCTGATATTAAGATTATCAGTGTTATCAGTGATCCTATTACAGGCAGTCAGCCAAGACATATTACCATTTACACCGGGTATTAACATGCTTTTAAATTAATCTTCTATGACCACTTGTGTTCGGATTTCATCTAGACCAGTAACATCTAAATCTGGCCCTAGagtgccactgtcctgcagagtttagctccaacttgcctcaacgcacatgcctggaagtttctagtatgcctagtaaaacctagattagctggttcaggtgtgtctgattagggttggagctaaactctgcaggacagtggcagTGGATTTCATCTAGACCAGTGACATCTAAATCTGGTCctagagggccactgtcctgcagaatttagctccaacttgcctcaacgcacctgcctggaagtttctagtatgcctagtaagacctagattagctggttcaggtgtgtctgattagggttggagctaaactctgcaggacagtggcagTGGATTTCATCTAGACCAGTGACATCTAAATCTGGCCCTAGagtgccactgtcctgcagagtttagctccaacttgcctcaacgcacctgcctggaagtttctagtatgcctagtaagacctagattagctggttcaggtgtgtctgattagggttggagctaaactctgcaggacagtggcagTGGATTTCATCTAGACCAGTGACATCTAAATCTGGTCCtagagggccagtgtcctgcagaatttagctccaacttgcctcaacgcacctgcctggaagtttctagtatgccttgtaagtccttgattagctggttcagggttggagctaagttctacaggacagtggccctccaggatgAAAGTTGCCCATTTTATGAATTCCAAAGcctaaataaaaaagctaaatttagCTTGCATGACATTCGTATCACTTCAACTCTTGCAATTGTCATTTAAAATCTAACTGCTGTTTAAACTagtattgtttatatattaacaCAAAGTGGCTGAAGTTGTCTGAACTAACTCCACTAATATCCGGTTCACACTCACACTGCAGTGTCTCAGCCCGGTTCTTCTGGATCATTATACACAGTTGTAGCACCAGTTGGGGGGCACTCTCTAGAAACGTCTCCAACAGCCGGAGCATGTTGACGTCAGCATACTCGTACATCATCGCCCAGTAGAAGCGCCGCCTGTGTTCCTTCTGCCGTCGACTCTGGATGCCGAGGTACATCGTGCGGATATACCTGTTCAGAAGATCAAAACATTactaaaaaaatgcattaaaaaacctAGCACTATTAATTGACCAATGACCCTTTACAATGAGACTCAtagctaaaaaaaacaacaaaaacatatgCATCTCTGGAAAAATGAGTAACGTTCTTGTCAAAAAATGTATTGGCTCTGAAATTTAGGAAATCTCcagtttttgatttaaaaaaaatgtatgtggtTTGCATCCAAGAACAAGCAATTTACCATCTATTTCTCTAACTGTGTACTTGGCATCACCATCTGACTTCCCATCAATGCATTTTACAAGAAATGGAAATGGTTACAAAACATCAGGGGTCCTTTCTGTCCTCAAAACTTGAAAATATACATAATTGAAATACATTGATGTATCCTATTAAAACAACTTTGGAATATCACTCATTTAAAAGAGATGTGCGATAAACTGTAGCATTCGCATGTGCCCATCATTTTCACAGGCTGCTTCAGGCACAGTAACTCTGGACGTGAGTGTGAATTATTTATGTCTATAAAATGACCTCGAGCACACGGCAGCAGGAGTTTCCCATCAAGGGCAGACTTGTTACATCAGCGTTTCTCCATCTTGTTCCTGGAGGACCCAAACATGATACGTTTTGGACATCTCTTATTTGCATTACGCTTATGCTCATTTTATAACAAATATTTGGAGCAATATTAACATATTATGGTTGACATGAAGGCATCCTTGCTCCAGTGTTAAGTATTTTAGTTTAGgttacacactaccagtcaaaagtttttgaacagtacgattttaagatttagaaatctttcgtaacattataaatacctttatcattacttttaatcaattttaggcatccttgctaaatttctatcatttcaatattcaaatagaaagcagtcattttaaatagtaaatttttgctgtactttggattaattaaatgcaggcttggtgagcagaagagacttctttaaaaacaatttaaaaatttttttttgactaTTAGTGTATATATTTTGCATTAGCAAAATTTGgcttttatactttttatatttatttcaagtaTCAAAAGAAGTTAATTTAtggtattattttatataataacccGACACCCTGCTCACATAATCTGGTGTGTAAAGCTGTGAAAACAGACAAACAGAGTGCGATTTCACACTATACCACATATGCATCTCAGCaatttcacagtttgcatattaacactgcatttatttacagTCACTGTAGGACATTTCTGCACTATAATGATTAATGGCCAATATTGACTGTATGCAAACAAACAGACAACCTCTTTGTGTTGATATATAGCCAGTAGATACTGCACTGCCTAAACCGGGATATTAAAGCCTCTGCGATCCGGCAGGCTTCAGGCATGAGTCTAACGCCAGTCAGAAAGAGTTATATCTCAAATCTCTCTAACAGTACCACAGGAAGTCACTCAGTGAGCAGCCTTTATTTGCTTTATGTTTCCAGCTGAATGAGTCACCGTACACAGCTGTGCCACTCATATCGACCCGGATGGGATGGGAATGGGTGCAGGTTACAGTAATGTTGGGTTTCATGACATCCAAGCTATTTCCCGTGTTAATCGATACCGCCTTAAAAGCATGGAGTGCATGTACTAAAATCATTGTATGAAAGCTGATAAATTTAGCCACAAATTCATAGGATGGACCGTGACACACAGTTAAATATTTTAGTAGCAACATTTTTGAAATAAAGAAGTGgcttgtgctcaccaaggctgcttttatttgataaaaatactggtattttgttaaatattttataatttcaaataactgttttctatttgaatattttttattccagtgatcaaagctgaattttcagcatcattactcagtcttCATTTTTTGAGGATTTATGAACcgtttttatttgaaaaatcaATATGATAaagtttttttaacattataggcGTATTTaccttcacttttgatcaatttaatgcattcttgctgaataaaagtatgaaaaccttgaTTTTTGCAGATATTTGGATACATTTTTATTagaaatagtaatattttaatgttttctaacattataaatgtatttactgtcacttttggtcaatttaatgcatccttgctgaataaaagcatttttggcatttttggaTCAATGTTTATTagaaatagtaatattttaatgttttctaacataaatgtatttactgtgacttctgatcaatttaatgcatccttgctgaataaaagtataaaaagcgTGATTTCTGCAGATTTTTGGATacattttttattagaaatataaatattttaatgctttctaacattataaatctatctactgtaacttttgatcaatttaattcatccttgctgaataaaagtatgaaaacagtGATTTTTGCAGATGTTTGGATCAATGTTTATTAGAAATAGTaaaatttaatgttttctaacattataaaatgtatttactatcacttttgatcaatttaatgcatccttgctgattaaaagtatGAAAATCTTGATTTTTGCAGATTTTTGGAAACATTTTTATTagaaatagtaatattttaattagggccgggactttaacgcgttaatttagattaattaattacacaaaaataacgcgttaattttttttaacgcagtttaatcgcacttaattttgcaccgcggaacgtttctcactggatgagtttcagcggcggaccgattatactggagcaccaactagcgttcagaatgcgcatatcaccgcagcacatcgagcctcaagtatcacctcaatgcttttacagaaggtctacctacctatagggtacctgaatttctgaaatgaaggctagtatattaataaatatcccagtgtttcccctaccattatcttaggggggcgcgtttacaatgtctcctccaagaaaacacggactggatcgcggactccattcataaaaaccgaatttactatagcgcggaatgccacgtaaattcgtcgatttttggattgataaatcaaaagttggtctgtcacttaattcaaatcgcgatatggactagtgtctgtgaaaactgaaatgcaaaaagagtgcaaaaaagttttaatatgaatcctgcatgtactgtttgcctctgtatgttagaatggcagagatgcgtttttttacactgcacgcgtgatgctcccgttaattttttgcatttgcatctcacatgaacagatagactcaatctccaaagctactgtcagtgtcacttttaccgtttcatttgagaaaactagcatcatatcatactttacacacagaaacttcacggcaacctgtcaaaataaaagtacggtttaacatgaaacagaacaatattcctatttaaatagacaaaaaacaatatatatgataaaaaataaatataacaacaagattaaccacttaattgtagaaaaaaatactatgattattattatttattgattttaacagaaaacctctgtttgtttgccaaaaattaaaaaggtttatttttcatttgattaaaaataaataaatgtttatgctttcatttgattatgagaaaaattaaaacacaagaatttataaaaaaaaaaaaaaaaaaaatagcaaaagattgtaaagccctattgttcaaaatgttaaaatagagagttttggatttattttttcactgaaataaatgttttcattatgggaaacgctgtatcctattgctacacttaatggcaatattgcactggtctgttggacttggttgaacaaaaataaacaatattttgttgcttcagtttatgtattcagtcattattcaatggtatactaaaaatccatatgaaaaaacttacttctcactgttctcaggtcaaatatttatatgcgattaaaatgcgattaatttcgattaattaattacaaagcctctgattaattagattaatttttttaatcgagtcccggccctaattttaatgttttctaacattataaatgtatttactgtcacttctgatcaatttaatgcatccttgctgaataaaagtataaaaagcgTGATTTCTGCAGATTTTTGGATacattttttattagaaatataaatattttaatgctttctaacattataaatctatctactgtaacttttgatcaatttaattcatctttgctgaataaaagtatgaaaacagtGATTTTTGCGGATTTTTTGGATGAATTTTTTActagaaatagaaatatttttgtttcctaacattctaaatgtatttactgtcacttttgatccatttaatccattcttgctaaataaaagcattaatttatttttaaaaagaaacaagAAAAAGAAGAACTAGCTCTAGAAAGGAGAGAATATACAATAGATAAGCCATATTAATGCAACCCATCGATCTCCAATTTCTCAGTCTTTAACATGCAGGCGACAAaaccataaataaaaataaatttgccGGTACATAGATTCATATAAAGCAATGATCTTTTCCAGAGTCTAAATACAGACAAACAGAATTACAGAGATTTGCTCTCTATCTACAAGTGTGACTGACATCTTGGATGAAAGATTTGCATTTCTGTGAAATCCTGGAGTTTTCCCGTCAAATCCTCCCTCGGGATACTATGAAAAAAGGATTTTTACTGTTTCATATCATCTAACAAACATACAGAGAGACACAATGGAAAAATGACTGGGAACATTATGCATGTGTGTGATACGCCAAATTTCTTCTCTTTCCCTCTCACTTTGCAGCACTTCCAGAGCGCAAAGTGCATTTACAAAGTAAAACAAGTTGTTAGAGATAATGAAATGTGAAACATGTTTTTGCTTTAATAATACAGAAACAAAAGTAAAGTGGAAAATAAAGAGACAGAGAGGTAGACTTACACTCATCTCGCTCTGTTCCAGAAgtgcctttctttctttctttctctctgtgaGCGAGTAAACCTCCCTGTCCCAAACCAAACTGCTTCTGTCTAGATCATCAGTCCATCAGGGAAACTAAAGcaaaacaaacagaacaaaatGGAGTCATGAAATGAGGATGGGGTGAGGGAGAACACACAACAACCAAACTGCAACAGAATTATGGGACTGAGCAGACATCAAATGAAAATGGGTAAAATGAATCCAAACAAGGCATAAAATAGAAATTTGTAAAGCGGAGAGACAGACATGCTGTTCAGAAAGAGAAATCTAGACCTGAATCCCAGCCTTACTAGGAAAGTGTTATATCTTTAGATTGAATAACTAAAGAAATTCTACATATTGCAAACCTGAAGGTAAATATATGCATTTGcatatatttacaaaaacaaaatatgaataGTTTCATAAGATGATAAAATGGCTATAGCATGCAAacttgtttccacaaaaaaaaaaaaaggcagttgtgacttttctcaTTATTTTGTTCTTCATTACTCTTGCAATCACTTTTCGttttcaccacagaataaaaattcaaaaggaaatgcaactttttatctcacaactatgacttttttctcagaattgtgagttttgagtttacacttccagtcaagtttttggacagtatgattttttttttttttttaagtaagtctctaaagtgacactaaagactacagtaatgatgctgaaaatgcagctttaaatcacaggaataaattacattttaaaatatattcaaatagcaagcagttattttaaatagtacaaatattttacaatattactgtttttgctgtattttagatcaaatacgtgcaggcttggtgagcagaagagacttttttaaaaaacattaaaaatctcacagTCCAAAAACTTGTTAGTGTAAACTctgataaaaagataaaaataacctTTAAcctgcaattacctttttaattttttggtttcattgcagaaatgggcttccatactatATACTACATTTCATGAGCAGGACTAGACATTAAGAACGTTTCGGTAAAGTGAAAAATGCAACCTTGACTCAATGGAAATATGTGCCTCAACTTATATTTTTGCAAAGGCTCCAAGGCTTTAAAGGCCTAT from Garra rufa chromosome 21, GarRuf1.0, whole genome shotgun sequence includes:
- the LOC141296009 gene encoding XK-related protein 6-like codes for the protein MAAKSDGVGVVTGFAQLHNLDEAVGDDDALDSAAIHICHCCNTSSCYWGCRSACLQSLLGDRDATGGGGRRPKQQQQQQQPEERLWLDCLWIVLALLVFFWDVGTDLWLALDYYSKRDYLWFGLTLFFVLVPSVLVQILSFRWFVQDYTGGGLGAVEGLSRKATADLSSRIYSRDRCCVISIWVWHACVHILQMGQVWRYIRTMYLGIQSRRQKEHRRRFYWAMMYEYADVNMLRLLETFLESAPQLVLQLCIMIQKNRAETLQCVSSVASLLSLAWVLASYHKLLRDSRDDKKSMSYRGALIHIFWRLFTISSRVLSFALFASIFHIYFGIFVVVHWCAMAFWIVHGGTDFCMSKWEEVLFNMVVGIVYIFCWFNVKEGRTRYRMVIYYFVVLAENTVLTCLWYAYRDPITTDSYAVPVLCGVYLTFASGVVFMGIYYGFLHPMGPKIRVLASSCCAELLWGLPLPPEAEPMAPTPGPRASQPTPTRASMGAFGHQDDASLDTCLPVFQVRSPEPTTPLGRYRPEGPLIKIDMPRKRYPAWDAHFVDRRLRRTINILQFITPAAAGIRYRDGPLLYELLQYESSL